The sequence cttcctcttctttttggCCAATCGATGGGAGGCGTGATTCTTGCTAGTCTTCTTGTTTATGTTCTTTCCATCTTGTGCGCAAAaagtgtttcttggctatgcaATAATGTAAATCTTGAGAACCCACGAAAACCCAGTACGAGAAGATGAGCGAGATTCCATGTGGATCCCTGGAAAGTGAACTTTTTAGTAGATGTTGATTGAAAAGGTGATCAGCGTCCATAAGGTTATCAGTGCACGTGGAGGATAATTCCGTACGTGCACGCTGCTTCAAGGAGGAGATGGCGGTGCAGAGGCATCACACATGCTTCTGAAAGATTTGGGAAAATAAACGAAGGGACAACAGTGAAACTGCTAGTCTTCTTGGAAAGCTTAGGAAGATACCACTAGTTTTCCAACATCAAAAACTAAACCATAAAaccaacatactataggaaccACTTTGGCATTCTCCTTGTTGGAAGAGAATCATCCAGACGACACTGCAAAAGAAAGATACACAATCGAGTCGTCCGGCAAAGGAATACAAGgacaaaaacaatatgatgaATGCAGCCCTGTATATCCCTCCTCCTAtcctaaaggaaaaaaaaaatgaaaaccagtTACATGAACCAGCCAGTAATGGCTGTGAGGGTCTTTAATAATTACAGTACTTTTCCTATAAGTGTTTGTTTAAAGGGTCTATAAATACAAGGACAACAAAAGACAACCTTTGCAAATTGAAAGAACGGAAAACAGCATTGGCTTCAGAATTTAGCtcttatatatgtgtgtgtgtgtgtaacaaTTTGATCAATCTTTAACCCCCTAATGCGCGCTTGAGCCCTGCTCGCTGCTCTGGTGTCAATCTTGTTGGGAACTTCACTTCAAATGTGATCCTCATATTGCCCCTATTACCTGGCTCCTTCGCTATTGGCATACCCTCCATGGCCACAACAAGCTCGTAACCAGGGCTCACTATATCATGTACAGGAATTGATAGATTACGGCAGTCAAGTGTGGTGAGATTTACTGTTGTTCCTCCTAGGGCCTCGGCCAGTGTCACCTTGTGGTTGATGATAAGGTCATTTCCATCTCTCTTGTATGTGGTATGGGGCTTCTCATCAATAATAAACACAAGGTCTGCTGGAAGCTGATTCTGCTGCTCATTTCCTTTATCCGGGAATGTAATCTTTGTTCCCTTCTTCCACCCTGGCTTCACATCAATGGTTAATATTTCTGTTTCTTGTATTTGTCGCCTGCACAGTTTCATATTCAATTACAATTAGAAAAGGAACTGTTTCCCTTCTAGCTCTATGAAGGAGATTGATATCTGAAAATGTCACCCCTGTAATTTAGACATCAGCAGCACATGCAAAGACAAGGTAGCACGCGCATAAAGCAAACTTGAGTGATCAAGAAGTCAGGAATCGACGGAGACATTTAGAAGAATCTGATGAAGCTTGTTCTCATGTATACCAGGAAAATTATGACAGTGTATTTCATGGCACAAGAATTTGCATATAATTGTATGTAAACGATGATCAAAGGGTTTGGCAAGGTTCCTAGCCAAGTAAATAATCGATCGTAAGACCATCTACCACCATTTAGCACACAAGGAACATGATCCTCCGGGTCCAAGAAATGGTGGCTTTTCTTGCAGCATTGATTTTGAACAACCATATCAAGACACCAAAAAGGGAGGAAACTGAATAAACTTAGttagagaaataaataaacatacccACGGGCATCAACTACAGTTCTCGATATCTTCATTTTCCTTGTTGATCCAGAGTATAGTTCCTCGAGGCTACAAGGCAATTTGCTCTCTACAGGTGGTGGTTTCCTTAGTGTAGTTCCCTCGCTATACGTTCGGAAAAGATTATCAGTACAGCCAAATGCACCAAACGACCCtccatctgattggaacctcgaGGATCTACCAGCTGCTGTTGATCCAAATCCAAAAGGACTGCTCCCAAAGAATTCTGCGAAGATATCCTCTGCATTCCTAGGATTGAAACCATTTGACCCACTACCGTTGCCAAAAGGGAAGCCGCCACTGCCAGACGGTGGCGCTTCTTTCAATCCTTCTTCACCGTACTGATCATAAATTGCTCTTTTTTGTGGATCACTCAAGACCTGGATTCACAAAATTGATCAAAATCACAGGCAATGTAACCACAACAACAATTCACTGTCCTTGACGCGAAAAAGAAAAGTCCTATTATCAGTGGAAAAGAAATTCACTGcgataaacaaaaacaattattttaccTCCATCTAAAAGAACTGACTTTTCAATGCTATAATTTTCCAAGTAAATGGAACCATAAAGTTCTTCATATATTTCATAGAGCCTAATTTCTTCACCAGAAATTGTAATAAGCAAATGCATATTATACAAAGCTCAAAATCAATATCCATAcacatttatttcttcttctacaTTTAACACATTTAGTGAGTCTAATTTCTTTCCAATATCGTGaagaataacaataaaatacataattataaATCTCAAAAGATCAGTTTACACGCACCTCCATTTCACATTGTATATATTCCAGATTTGTTTTCTTGGGTACATTTGTATAttccagattttttttaaaaaaaaaaaaagcaaaaagataccagaaatgaaaaggaagaaagaaaaaaaccagcAGAATTAATAGAACAGATTGAAATCTTTTAAGGGAAAGCAAAATCAAACATGCCTCATATGCCTCAGAGATCTCCTTGAATTTGGCTTCAGCTTCTTTCTTGTTAGTGGGGTTCTTATCAGGATGCCATTTCATAGCCAATCTTCTATACGACTTCTTTAGATCACCATCTGTTGCATTCCTGTTCACCTTCAATATGTTATAGTAATCAACCCCCATCTTCTTATTTTAATAACCCACCAATCTTTTCTCAAAAGAATCCAAGAATCTACCTATATCTCCTATTAGATCTAATTAGCAATCTTTTTGCTCCAAGCCCAGATCATCAAAACCTTTCCTTTTAATCAACTATATATCCAtctaaatttcattaaaaaaacaagaaatcttTCGTCTTTGAGCTATATTAACAACAACATTGGTAAAAGAACCCTGAAATTATTTGCTTATGAAAGATTGTGTAGCATGATTTTAGATTTGTGTCTTTGTGGATACGAAGAAGAAGGAGCTGAATCTGTTTGAGAATGGTCTAAAAACCATGTCTCGTGTCTGATGGTTATCGACGATTTTAATACCGAAAGCAACGGGAATATGTGTAATAAATGACGGTTGTGTTTGGTCTTAGAattttctcctttcctttttttgtttttttctttcctttggtAGGCTATATATATTCCAATCCTTGTTATTCCATAATATTCCATTCCTCTTCTTTTAGTTTGGATTTtctattatcaatttttatttttaagaatttgatgtaatcctttctttattaaatagataaaagatgtgatatcaattttattttattttttgcaggttagttttggattttcaatgttattttataatattgttgTATGTACCAAAAAAAGGTCGTAAAGTTAAAacttctattaaaaaataaatgtatgttTGGGAAtataattaagattatttttcactcgtgaaaaaatatattaaaatgatgattttttttattttttaaatttattttgacatcACCAAGTCAAAtgattcaaaaacacaaaatttaatttgaaaaaaaaatttaaatttgttaaaacTCCAGTACAAAACACAGCCTCAAATTCACACTGAGTTTTCTTAACAAAAAGCTCGTTATATAAACATCCTGGAGATGGTCTAATAGTGATATATGAATCATATATATCTACTTGTTATTCAATATAAGAAATTATCATGTTAGTAGGAAGTTTTGGTAGGAAATGAttagagaaaataagaaaatgttggaaaaagagaacATTCAATTAGCTACCGTAACTATTGAAAGATAAGGGCCAAATTGAAACTTTTGCAATTTATAggataaatattaataaacttaaaTCTATAAAGTGCCGAAATTGAATATTGTTGAGTATACGtgaagtaaaatataatttatgaattttctcttctcctcctgTTTCGAACGGCTTGCACACGATGACCATTTCTTGCCATACTTTTATTAGGTAGATATTGAGAGCTCCTTTCACCTCTTTTCTTCCAATGCGGtagttttatttagaaaagtattaaatagatgaatatttttttagtattttttatgattttatgtatcaatgttaaaaattttaaaaacaattcttaaaatatttttaaaaaacatcatgttACTAAACACACTTTTCTAAAACCTTCATGTTTATTTAATTGTGATCTCTAAGGACATGAGCCTATTTATAAACCAGGAGGAGTCcacaattgaattaatttagcTTTCTGTGTTGAGAATatagttgaaattatattttttttaaaattatttttaatatattgatattaaaaataattttaaaaatattatttttttatatatttttaaataaaaaaaaatttaaacacgaCAATGATCAATAGGACAGCCTTTCAgagttgaattttcttccattcAATGATTAGGTGCTCTGCCATGGCCCTTTGACACCTCCACGATTCAAATTCAAGAGTCATCCTCTGAAATGAACACCACTCAGTTGTAAACGACGAAATGCAGCTGAAAATCTCTCCTTCAACAAGCAAATCGTCTCCTTTGCcttggaaaataattaaaaaagaaatcatttgatgtatttttaaataaaaaacagctcATATATAACAAagtcaaacacactcttaacATTGACAAATTTATTCTAATATGATGTTTTCATCTAATTTCTATTAATTATTGGTATATGGCGTGTTCCTTATATGTTGTCTAGGATCAATTAAGTTCTAAAAGTCCACATCACTTTCTTCATGATTGTCTATGCAAACAATGAAggcggttgttttttttttttttccttgtatttcccctttattttattttatttttaattttatttttttttatatttgcttaattttaaatttatcttcaaaaatcatttcaatttgttttctatgaaattatcatagtttcaaaaaaatattctaatatttgatttgtatttaattttacaaatatttatttttgttatcaaataattaagtaaaaataatttctttaaaataaatagtttttaaatctaGTGGATTCCATCACACGGATTGTTAATTTGAAGGGTTAGTTGTAAAACACAGGTCGATCCAATATATCgacatcttaatattaaaaaaaataaaatcatcttaaatatttttttaatccaaatcaCTATTTTTACATGTCGTTCGAGTTGTTTTAGACTAGTCAAGTCGGTTGGATCACATCAGTAATTTttacattgtttaattttaaacatgaaTTAAATAAGGAATTAAGTTGAGAGATTTCAGGGTTAATTTATTGAACAAGTccgaatttaataacaatactaaatatttttctatgtcATATGTCATGACtacatttttttacatttaatttttttttttttttttttttgcgccaGTGTAGTGTGGCCTGTAAACTATAGATGAATTAAACTAGAAGAAAGTTGGAAGATGGACGAGAGAAAGACATCAACTACATATAAacatcttttcaatttttatctccatatttttttttttttttcattaattaataattttatccatGTTAAAATCAATGTAGCACTGTTTTTTcatactcattttttttaattacatcctaTCAAATTGGtgattaatttgtcaaactttGTTAAGAgttgaaaaaatcaatgataGGATATAAAAGTTAAAAGCACATTGACATATAATGACCAATCTAATATTTATGAGGCAAAGtttattttggtataaaaattatttttttttatacttttttttcctaGATAAGAGAAATTCACTCGAAAATAATATTAGAGAGAAAAGGTTATTGATTGAAACCAATTGATTTTGGtattaaaggatttttttttatgaggggAGTcccattaaaatattatttagccTTTATGTGTTGAGAATCatgttgagttttgtttttcacaCCAATTTTATGGGTGTTTTTGGccacaaataaatttatttgggtttttatgAAGTTTCTATGTATTTCaggtaaaattaattgagaaaataagttataaaatccaaaaatcttCTTTCATGATTTTCAGCCACCATAATAGCAATTAGATTCTGAACAATAGTAGACTACACGATCATCATCTAATTTTAGAAACcaaagatgttttttaaaataaaaatttggaatGATAAATAGAAATTGGTAGTCGAGTGGTCAAAATGGCAATTTCGGGAGGTATTTAAGAAGGTTCGATTTTAAGACAACATTTGGCTAATTGTTTTCCTTCATagtttatttgctttttctctttgttttttttactttgacgtttttttttaaaaaaaaatatataggttttcaagtttgttagttttttatgtttattttcttaaaatttaatttttcttttggtaaCTCGAGGGACATTTTCATCGAAATAAAAaatggcatataaaaaaaaggtcaatGTTTGAGAACAAGgagatttaaaagaatttattttatttcattagatATTCACATTGCTAATCAAAATTTATCtttagtttcttaaaaaaaaatctataacaaaatacacaacctatgtatatatatatatatatatatatatataacaattaaagatatattcattttttttatataagtttatttttcaatatcagttttttaataataaaaaattctaattctatatttcagtattttatttattttgaattgtcacttttaatatgttttagtttttatttatataaggttatcatGATCTTGAATGAATGTTAtgatatttgttgttttttttttttttgtatttattggattgtcatatttttataattataattataggtttgacaaattaattcGAGTTGATCaagatcaatttaatatattaatgacccaatattcttattaatttttcttttcaaaaattcttttaatcCAACGAATCGAAAACCTAGTGGATACTTTGAAGCCTGCACCCAGGAAATATACATAAAGGGTTTGGAGATATTTAGCTTTATAAAGCATGCACTCTGCTCATTACCGCCCCAGTCCTAACCTAAAAGTTTGTCAGGGTGTGGTGGTCCTGCTTGCCATCTCCATTATTCGTTGAAGCTGCCGGGCTTCTCCGCGATCCACCGGTACAGGCTGCCACCTTTGCTGTcgatataaaataaaacgaaACATGGAGCTTAATTGATaatgttataaatttatttttaaaaaattattaatttaaattttataaattttaaggtcATTAAAGGTTTATATAaccgttaattttaaaacatataaaattagttgagatacatACAAATTAACCTGAATACCTctattaataaaatacatatgCAAGAAACATGCTTTGCCATCTCTCTATTTGTTATCTGCTTACCATGTTATTTGTTACGTTACGATGTcagatattgtttttataaaaagatttacatatatagttttttgatgtatgtttgtatataaaattttttaaaatgtaaattaaaagttatatatatatatatatatatatatataattaaataaatcaagaactaattatgttaaaaaaaatcattaataataaataaagaagctataatagaaatagacacaCGTAAAATTGattgagtaaaataaaaaaaaaatattatgtaaggctatacatattagaaatattatccaaaaataaatattttttatttatataaaacataaaataaatatagatgaattagaataacatcttttaaaattaaatgcatacaaaataactaaaaaatattttttgtaatttaaaagatgctaaaaaaaaaaaaaagatagaaggcgtattaatttaaacataaattaaaaatttattttgaaaaacaattcatatcaaaaggcataaaaataaattttaaaaaaaatgagaaaaagatcAAGTGTCGTTGGGCCTAGCAAGCAAAGCCAACACGCCTGACGCATGTAGTAAGGGTCCAAACACTTgggcctttaatttttttttattgaaaatgccccaatttgtttttttttttttttaaattaagtcaaATAAAACGTCATTTGATTTTGTCTATATTACAGTCATTGTGGTGACTGTAAAATCAAGGTTGAAATTGTTTTAcctaaaagcatttttttttacccaaaacatCTAGAAAAGACCATAAAACCTTTGATAAACATGTTTAtggccttatatatatatatatatatatatatatatatatataacattctAAAACCTATCCACTAGAATTCAGCAACTTTATCTCTCTTCTTTCAAACTAGGGACTACAAAATAAGCAAAATGAagttttgaacaaaaataatttttgttgaaacttcaaaaattaaaggaaCCCATTGTTATAATTAGTAAATaataaagactaaattgaacatttcacaaaaaatttcaaaaacaccaaCCATTGTCTTCGTGTGTTTTATTTTAGTCACCTATCTTTCGATTTTATCATTCTTCAACTGTTTTGGCTAAATTAACctccaattaaacctttaaaaagcaaaaaaaaaaaaaaaaggatgaaaaaaaaaaaacactcatgcGCATAATGAATCTCTGGTGATAATGGTGTTTAGAGGAGTGGGAAACCTCTCGGGATATACCAAGTGCCAATTGGatgatacattaaaaaaaaggatgaaaaaaaaaaacgctcaTGCGCATAATGAATCTCTGGTGATAATGGTGTTTAGAGGAGTGGGAAACCTCTCGGGATATACCAAGTGCCAATTGGATGATCCATTCTTGTTCTTCCTTGAGTTTAAGTTCCTAATAGGTGAATGAATTTGCTTGGAAAATCTTTCTGATTGGCCCttcttattaaaataaagagGTCGATTCTATAATACACTTATATTTTCTACCCGTATATGATTCTTCATAACTTGTTTCATCTTAAACAAGCTTATATTTGGCAAGGTGTAAAGCTCTCTCAAGAGAGCACTCTTTCTTACCCCAATTATTAAGGCCTTTAAGGCTAATGGCTTAAAAAACTCTTTCATCTTTAGCATCTCCTTATTAAACATCTTCAACTATGTCCACATGGATTTATCATCTAGTTGGGTAACCTTAAAAAACCTCATGGAACTTTGTTTGGCGTACTTGTATTGAAACACAACAATAGTTTGGCAAAGAGGTCATTGAAACCTCCAATAAAGTTTGAGTCCAAATTATTATATCAGGCACACACAGACCAACAGAAGGTTATCAAGAGGATCTTGCACATCGTATCATTATCCTAGATGACTAGCTCCAAGCTACTCCACATGTTTTACATGTGTTCTCTTGGGTCGACAAGACCATCATAGTAGTTCAAGCATATTTTTATAGAGTTTGTCCCGAAGAATTCGAGTATCCAAAATTCATATGGACAAGGAAAAGCCCCACACTTGGTCGGGGTTATAGATATTTTTCTAGATATACTAAAAGACCAAGTGTCTTAGTCTTTTATCTATTAGGATCTAGGAAGCTTGAGAAGTCTGATGCAGAACAATGTAATTGGTAACTATCATTCATCTTGTGATAATGAGAAAAAGCGTGCTTTGAGTACCCGTTCTATACATGGGTATTAAACAAAGCGAGCTATCCCTTAAGATACTTGGTGAACACGAGGCAAAACAATttcctaatgttttttttgtctagACCCCTTGGGTAGTGTAACTACCTATAAGCATTAGGAGCTATCAGTGATAATGGCGTTAAGGTA is a genomic window of Populus alba chromosome 18, ASM523922v2, whole genome shotgun sequence containing:
- the LOC118051077 gene encoding uncharacterized protein, with translation MGVDYYNILKVNRNATDGDLKKSYRRLAMKWHPDKNPTNKKEAEAKFKEISEAYEVLSDPQKRAIYDQYGEEGLKEAPPSGSGGFPFGNGSGSNGFNPRNAEDIFAEFFGSSPFGFGSTAAGRSSRFQSDGGSFGAFGCTDNLFRTYSEGTTLRKPPPVESKLPCSLEELYSGSTRKMKISRTVVDARGRQIQETEILTIDVKPGWKKGTKITFPDKGNEQQNQLPADLVFIIDEKPHTTYKRDGNDLIINHKVTLAEALGGTTVNLTTLDCRNLSIPVHDIVSPGYELVVAMEGMPIAKEPGNRGNMRITFEVKFPTRLTPEQRAGLKRALGG